CACATAATTACTATATAATATGTGTTATGTTGCTCTGCTTTATTTTTCAGGATCATTATTGTATTGAAAAACAGGATCTATGTGTACAGTTTTCCTGACAACCCCGTCAAACTTTTTGAGTTTGACACGAGAGATAACCCAAAAGGTTtagtttttttcccttcttttttatGTATGTCAATATTGTCCTTCTATTTTCTAAAAGTGTTTAGTAATGCACATGAAACTCCTTCTCTCAGGTCTGTGTGATTTGTGTCCTAGTCTGGAGAAGCAGCTGTTGGTCTTTCCAGGTCATAAATGTGGCAGCCTGCAGCTGGTTGTAAGTTTGACAAGTCtgtttttcaggaagtgttgtcaTGAGCAGAATTGAAGATTGATTTGAACCCATTATTCTCCTCAGGATTTGTCCAACACCAAGCCAGGTACATCATCTGCTCCTTTCACCATAAACGCTCATCAGAGTGAGATAGCCTGTGTGGCGCTGAACCAGCCTGGCAGCGTGGCAGCATCAGCCTCTCGCAAAGGAACTCTGATCCGCCTTTTTGACACAACAACCAGAGACAAACTAGTGGAGTTGCGCAGAGGAACTGACCCAGCCACCCTCTACTGGTACAGACTAATGTTTTAATGGTCAGCATTTCTGTATATGTTAACTTAGGTGGCAGTGGTATAACTTGTCTGCTTTATTAATTTTCTAGCATCAACTTCAGCCATGATTCCTCATTCCTGTGCGCGTCCAGTGACAAGGGCACAGTACACATCTTTGCACTTAAAGACACCAAATTGAACCGCCGCTCTGCGTAAGTACAGTCCTTCATTTGACCCATAAGTCTTTCTTAAGAATTTAATTTTGTGGCTTTTATGACTAAATaatccttcctcttcttcatacAGACTGGCGCGTGTTGGGAAGGTGGGTCCTGTGATTGGTCAGTATGTGGACAGCCAGTGGTCTTTGGCCAGCTTCACTGTGCCAGCCGAGTGTGcctgtatttgtgcatttggaaaGAACACTTCCAAGAATGTCAACTCTGTCATTGGTAAGGAGATATTTTCCAAAATCCACAAACTATTCTataataataacacacacacacacacatatatagggtATTAGGGTACACCATGGATCGCAGGGCTTACCAACAATTTAAAACCATTTTTGTGTCTCTTCACTTATCTTTGCAGAAAGATGGTAGAATTTAACACCTTAAaactcacattcatctgctgaaaGGAGAGAATATATTTCTGCTCCACTAAAACCTGAGAACATAATACATATGTGGTGTTTGGCAGATAAATGTTTAATACAGACAACAGCTTTGTTTCCATAAAATATTTAGAGTTTGGAATAAAAGATTCATAAATTAATTGGATGGATAAACTAGGAAGCAAAATGTCGTAACAAGGTGGATCTGTAGGCCATGTTAGACATATGTTAAACTAAGAGGTAGAAGAAGTAGAGCATTCTGTTCGTTCTTCATCTTAAATGGCTGTTATGATTTATTTGATATATTAGACTGATGAACACTGTTTTTACTACTGCCCATGGTTTAGCACCAGATGGACACTGATCATCTGTTAATTATGGGTGTTAAATGTTCACTATGTCAGACATTATTGGAAAAGTATTTCCATTTCTCATTGGGCACATTTACACTTTTTCAAAACCAAACTTGAGACGGGCATAAAATCTTTTTTGTGCAGTTGAGggtattttttgtaaatttgccatttttataaacattttcacatgaaaaaactcaaaatgaacataaagtacATTTATGGAAACACATATAATATCTGCATATTCAGAGAGCGAGAGGAAACTATTTAAACAAACTTAGAAGGTGATTAAAAACCACATCAGTCTTAtt
This region of Sphaeramia orbicularis chromosome 12, fSphaOr1.1, whole genome shotgun sequence genomic DNA includes:
- the wdr45 gene encoding WD repeat domain phosphoinositide-interacting protein 4; translated protein: MAQQRGVNSLQFNQDQSCFCCAMETGVRIYNVEPLMEKGHLDHEQVGSVAQCSMLHRSNLLALVGGGVNPKFSEISVLIWDDARESRDPKDKLVLEFTFTKPVLAVRMRHDKIIIVLKNRIYVYSFPDNPVKLFEFDTRDNPKGLCDLCPSLEKQLLVFPGHKCGSLQLVDLSNTKPGTSSAPFTINAHQSEIACVALNQPGSVAASASRKGTLIRLFDTTTRDKLVELRRGTDPATLYCINFSHDSSFLCASSDKGTVHIFALKDTKLNRRSALARVGKVGPVIGQYVDSQWSLASFTVPAECACICAFGKNTSKNVNSVIAICVDGTFHKYVFTPDGNCNREAFDVYLDICDDDDF